The following proteins are encoded in a genomic region of Emys orbicularis isolate rEmyOrb1 chromosome 19, rEmyOrb1.hap1, whole genome shotgun sequence:
- the LOC135891625 gene encoding neurogenic locus notch homolog protein 2-like: protein MGSGAGSRALLGGSLLGIALLAQLGAGAAVQCLEGSMPCENGGQCILYSNGKAACVCQPGLIGERCQFQDPCHLSPCANGGVCESSLKDGTVQYQCTCPKGFRGQDCSLGDACANSPCANGARCTNWNSRYNCTCPPGYQGRNCRTDVDECRAPGICRHGGTCFNTPGSFRCQCPAGFTGQLCESIYTPCAPSQCLNGGTCRQTGELSYECACLPGFEGQNCEINIDDCPGHKCLNGGTCVDGVNTYNCQCPPEWTGQFCTEDVDECQLQPNACHNGGTCFNTNGGHTCVCVNGWTGESCSENIDDCATAVCFNGATCHDRVASFYCACPMGKTGLLCHLDDACVSNPCHEDAICDTNPVNGRAICTCPPGFTGGACDQDVDECSIGANPCEHFGRCVNTQGSFQCQCGRGYTGPRCETDINECLSMPCQNDATCLDRIGEFTCICMAGFSGTFCEINVDECDSNPCVNGGVCRDGVNGFTCTCPSGFSGSMCQIDIDECASTPCQNGAKCVDRPNAYECRCTEGFEGTLCEKNIDDCSPDPCHHGTCLDGIASFTCSCAAGYTGYRCENQLNECHSSPCQHGGKCIDRINKYQCNCLPGTSGVNCEVNFDDCASNPCDYGVCRDGINRYDCICKPGFTGPLCNVEIDECASSPCQNGGTCLDGENGFTCLCPEGFHDPHCYSEVDECSSSPCVHGACRDDINGYKCECEPGWAGTNCDLNKNECESNPCQFGGTCTDYVNGYRCKCKEGFQGTYCQTNINDCISSPCLNKGTCIDAIASYTCLCDLPYTGRNCENVLTPCSPNPCENGGVCDHTPDYEGFTCSCPPGWQGQRCHVDVNECDRTPCRNRGTCTNLHGGYSCACRPGYTGTNCETDIDDCAPNPCLNGGSCQDGISSFLCTCLPGFTGPRCASETNECLSSPCRNGATCTDYVNSFTCTCAPGWAGLHCEHNVQECTDSSCFNGGTCLDGVNSYTCRCRAGFTGTHCQHEIDECQSQPCLNGGICLDGVESYRCTCPQGYTGAQCQTLVDWCRRSPCQNGGRCVQTGTALTCECPGGWTGRYCDIPNVSCEVVAAHRGVSKEQVCHYRGQCVDAGNTHYCLCKEGYTGSYCESEVNPCQPNPCQHGASCHSFIGSYDCECPPGFEGKNCEYNIDECQSHPCQNGGSCIDLIGRYICSCPPGTLGVLCEINEDDCAASPGSRAPKCLNNGTCVDRVGGYRCNCPPGYTGERCEGDINECLAKPCLPQRTLDCVQGANDFHCLCKPGYTGRRCQNIVNTCESQPCQNGGQCKMTVNTPLGYTCRCPPNYSGPNCERSVLSCRELACFNGGSCQHTALGARCSCLPGFTGSDCRLRANSSCTGASCLSGGTCIEMSWPPHFQCLCPSGFSGLHCEQKLTLELQCLQEECAAKAGDSYCDKECNSPACKWDGGDCSLLVGDPWQQCEERQCWQLFNNSQCDEDCNTAACLYDNFDCKSRDRSCNPVYEKYCSDHFADGQCDQGCNNEECGWDGLDCAREMPEHLANGVLVITVLLPPDELRRTSTTFLQKLSAILRTSLRFRLDRDGNYMIEPFYRPSRLRRRELGREVIGSVVTLEIDNRLCVQASDKCFPDARSAADYLAALAAVERLEFPYPIKAVHSDKLQPKPPDSVPLVPLVVVAAAVILLVILVLGVLVARRKREHSTLWFPEGFSLKKENSNKNRREPVGQDALGMKNISKGESLMGEHSDDWMDAECPEAKRLKVEEPGGDSEDPVDCRQWTQHHLVAADIRMPPSMALTPPQGEFDTDCMDVNVRGPDGFTPLMLASFCGGGVETDLAEEDEADDSSANIISDLICQGANLSAQTDRTGETALHLAARYARADAAKRLLDAGADTNAQDNTGRTPLHAAVTADAQGVFQILIRNRSTDLDARMVDGSTALILAARLAVEGMVEELIACHADVNAVDELGKSALHWAAAVNNVEATIALLKNGANKDMQDSKEETPLFLAAREGSYEAAKILLDHFANREITDHMDRLPRDIAQERMHHDIVRLLDEYNTVRSPQGALPPGHTMSPLMCPPNSFLPSLKPTPQGKKSRRPSAKNTAGAGSSASLAKEAKGRSKKLSLECQGSLLESSVTLSPVDSLDSPYVANPTSPVLASPGVFHPASSSMSVGSTPMVHGLMDGPFAVSLARLSDLGEVASAQSAILSMNRVSMPSLPRQPGCVGLSLGMVSPVAVPFDWHTRVPTSQCNPVIGVVHPAASHPNLHQAAQPFPQGLLLPNHLAMVHSSQVLAAPSPAKEQPPPAPTPGQPMPPPAPAAPALGRTSQPISPKEGQGGARPGPPPPPQYYKAPGGQGAEDYPTPPSQHSYTPGQDGTPKHYLHLRSEHPYLTPSPESPEQWASPSPHSLSDWSESTPSPAVLGPPQTLSHLPDQSTKMQVFA, encoded by the exons ccgtGCAGTGTCTGGAAGGCTCCATGCCCTGTGAGAATGGCGGCCAGTGCATCCTCTACTCCAACGGGAAGGCAGCCTGCGT GTgccagcctgggctgattggCGAGCGTTGCCAGTTCCAGGACCCCTGCCACCTGTCGCCCTGTGCCAATGGGGGCGTGTGTGAAAGCTCCCTCAAGGATGGCACCGTGCAGTACCAGTGCACCTGTCCCAAAGGCTTCCGAG gtcaggACTGCTCCCTGGGTGATGCCTGTGCCAACAGCCCCTGCGCCAACGGAGCCCGTTGCACCAACTGGAACAGCCGCTACAACTGCACCTGCCCGCCAGGCTACCAGGGCCGCAACTGCCGCACGGACGTGGACGAGTGCCGGGCACCGGGCATCTGCCGCCATGGGGGCACCTGCTTCAATACGCCGGGCTCCTTCCGCTGCCAGTGCCCGGCCGGCTTCACGGGGCAGCTGTGCGAGAGCATCTACACACCCTGTGCGCCCTCGCAGTGCCTCAATGGGGGCACGTGTCGCCAGACCGGGGAGCTGAGCTACGAGTGTGCCTGCCTGCCGG gcttCGAAGGGCAAAACTGTGAGATCAACATTGATGACTGCCCGGGCCACAAGTGTCTGAATGGAGGCACCTGTGTGGACGGGGTCAACACCTACAACTGCCAGTGCCCGCCCGAATGGACAG gccAGTTCTGCACAGAGGACGTAGATGAGTGCCAGCTGCAGCCCAATGCCTGCCACAATGGGGGCACCTGCTTCAACACCAACGGTGGGCACACCTGCGTGTGCGTCAACGGCTGGACGGGCGAGAGCTGCAGTGAAAACATTGACGACTGCGCCACGGCCGTCTGCTTCAATGGGGCCACCTGCCACGACCGCGTGGCCTCCTTCTACTGCGCCTGCCCCATGGGCAAGACag GTCTCCTGTGCCACCTGGATGATGCCTGCGTCAGCAACCCCTGCCATGAGGATGCCATCTGCGACACCAACCCTGTGAACGGCCGGGCCATCTGCACCTGCCCCCCAGGCTTCACTGGGGGGGCCTGTGACCAGGATGTGGATGAGTGCTCTATTG GTGCCAACCCATGCGAGCACTTTGGCCGCTGTGTGAACACGCAGGGCTCCTTCCAGTGCCAGTGCGGGCGCGGCTATACGGGTCCCCGCTGTGAGACTGACATCAACGAGTGCCTGTCCATGCCCTGCCAGAACGACGCCACCTGCCTCGACCGCATCGGGGAGTTCACCTGCATCTGCATGGCGG GGTTCAGCGGCACATTCTGCGAGATCAATGTTGACGAGTGCGACAGCAACCCCTGTGTCAATGGCGGGGTCTGCCGGGACGGCGTCAATGGCTTCACCTGCACCTGCCCCTCTG GTTTCTCCGGTTCCATGTGCCAAATCGACATTGATGAGTGCGCCAGCACGCCCTGCCAGAATGGTGCCAAGTGCGTGGACCGGCCCAACGCCTATGAGTGCCGCTGCACTGAGG GCTTCGAGGGCACGCTGTGCGAGAAGAACATTGACGACTGCTCGCCCGACCCCTGCCACCACGGCACCTGCCTGGACGGCATCGCCAGCTTCACCTGCTCCTGTGCCGCCGGCTACACCGGCTACCGCTGCGAGAACCAGCTCAAcgagtgccacagcagcccctgccagcACGGGGGCAAGTGCATCGACCGCATCAACAAGTACCAGTGCAACTGCCTGCCGGGCACctcag GCGTGAACTGCGAGGTGAACTTTGACGACTGCGCCAGCAACCCCTGCGACTACGGCGTCTGCCGCGACGGCATCAACCGCTACGACTGCATCTGCAAGCCCGGCTTCACAg GACCCCTGTGCAACGTGGAGATCGACGAGTGCGCGTCCAGCCCCTGCCAGAACGGCGGCACCTGCCTGGACGGCGAGAACGGCTTCACCTGCCTCTGCCCCGAGGGCTTCCATGACCCCCACTGCTACTCCGAGGTGGACgagtgcagcagcagcccctgcgTGCACGGAGCCTGCCGCGACGACATCAACGG gtacAAATGCGAGTGCGAGCCGGGCTGGGCTGGCACCAACTGCGACCTGAACAAGAACGAGTGTGAGTCCAACCCCTGCCAGTTCGGGGGCACCTGCACCGACTACGTCAATGGCTACCGCTGCAAGTGCAAGGAGGGCTTCCAGG GGACCTACTGCCAGACAAACATCAACGACTGCATCTCCAGCCCCTGCCTCAACAAGGGCACCTGCATCGACGCCATCGCCAGCTACACCTGCCTCTGTGACCTGCCCTACACAG GCCGCAACTGCGAGAACGTGCTGACACCCTGCTCCCCTAACCCCTGTGAGAATGGGGGGGTCTGCGACCACACGCCCGACTACGAGGGCTTCACCTGCAGCTGCCCCCCAGGCTGGCAAG GTCAGAGATGCCACGTGGATGTGAACGAGTGTGACCGGACCCCCTGCCGGAACCGGGGCACCTGCACCAACCTGCACGGCGGGTACAGCTGCGCCTGCCGGCCGGGGTACACAGGCACCAACTGTGAGACAGACATTGACGACTGCGCCCCCA ACCCATGCCTGAATGGTGGCTCTTGCCAGGATGGCATCAGCTCCTTCTTGTGCACCTGCCTGCCGGGCTTCACGGGCCCGCGCTGTGCCAGCGAGACCAACGAGTGCCTGAGCAGCCCCTGCCGCAACGGCGCCACCTGCACTGACTACGTCAACAGCTTCACCTGCACCTGTGCCCCAGGCTGGGCCGGCCTGCACTGCGAGCACAACGTGCAGGAGTGCACCGACAG ctcctgcttcaACGGCGGCACCTGCCTGGATGGGGTGAACTCCTACACGTGCCGCTGCCGCGCCGGCTTCACGGGCACCCACTGCCAGCATGAGATTGATGAGTGccagtcccagccctgcctcaatGGGGGCATCTGCCTGGACGGCGTGGAGTCCTACCGCTGCACCTGCCCCCAGGGCTACACGGGTGCCCAATGCCAG ACCCTGGTGGACTGGTGCAGGCGCTCACCCTGCCAGAACGGGGGCCGCTGCGTGCAGACGGGCACGGCCCTGACCTGTGAGTGCCCGGGGGGCTGGACCGGCCGCTACTGTGACATTCCCAACGTTTCCTGCGAGGTGGTGGCAGCTCATCGAG gggtctccAAAGAACAGGTGTGTCACTACCGGGGCCAGTGCGTCGACGCTGGCAACACCCACTACTGCCTGTGCAAGGAAGGCTACACGGGCAGCTACTGTGAGAGCGAGGTCAACCCCTGCCAGCCCAACCCCTGCCAGCACGGTGCCTCCTGCCACAGCTTCATAGGCAGCTACGACTGTGAG tgcccacCGGGGTTCGAGGGCAAGAACTGCGAGTACAACATCGACGagtgccagtcccacccctgcCAGAATGGAGGCTCCTGCATCGACCTCATCGGGCGCTACATCTGCTCCTGCCCGCCGGGAACCCTGG GCGTCCTGTGCGAGATCAACGAGGACGACTGCGCCGCGAGCCCTGGCAGCCGGGCACCCAAGTGCCTGAACAATGGGACGTGCGTGGACCGGGTGGGTGGCTACCGCTGCAACTGCCCCCCAGGCTACACGGGCGAGCGCTGCGAGGGCGACATCAACGAGTGCCTGgccaagccctgcctgccccaacgcACGCTGGACTGCGTGCAGGGTGCCAACGACTTCCACTGCCTGTGCAAGCCGGGCTACACGG gccggcGCTGCCAGAACATAGTGAACACGTGCGAGTCCCAGCCCTGCCAGAACGGTGGTCAGTGCAAGATGACGGTCAACACGCCGCTGGGCTACACCTGCCGCTGCCCCCCG AACTATTCCGGGCCCAACTGTGAGCGAAGCGTGCTGTCATGTCGGGAGCTCGCCTGCTTCAACGGGGGCAGCTGCCAGCACACAGCACTGGGTgcccgctgctcctgcctgccgGGCTTCACTGGCTCCGACTGCCGCCTGCGGGCCAACAGCAGCTGCACCGGTGCGTCCTGCCTCAGCGGGGGCACCTGCATAGAGATGTCCTGGCCTCCCCACTTCCAGTGCCTCTGCCCCAGTGGCTTCTCCGGCCTGCACTGCGAGCAGAAGCTCACCCTGGAGCTGCAGTGCCTGCAGGAGGAGTGCGCTGCCAAGGCCGGAGATTCCTACTGCGACAAGGAGTGCAACAGCCCTGCCTGCAAGTGGGACGGGGGCGACTGCTCCCTGCTGGTGGGTGACCCCTGGCAGCAGTGTGAGGAGCGCCAGTGCTGGCAGTTGTTCAACAACAGCCAGTGCGACGAGGACTGCAACACGGCCGCGTGCCTCTACGACAACTTTGACTGCAAGAGCCGCGACCGCAGCTGCAA ccccgtgtATGAGAAGTACTGCTCGGACCACTTCGCTGATGGGCAGTGCGACCAGGGCTGCAACAATGAGGAGTGTGGCTGGGACGGGCTGGACTGCGCCCGCGAGATGCCGGAGCACCTGGCCAACGGCGTGCTGGTCATCACCGTGCTGCTGCCCCCCGACGAGCTGCGCAGGACCAGCACCACCTTCCTGCAGAAGCTGAGCGCCATCCTGCGCACCTCGTTGCGCTTCCGCCTCGACAGGGACGGCAACTATATGATTGAGCCCTTCTACCGGCCCAGCCGCCTGCGCCGCCGTGAGCTGGGCCGGGAGGTCATTGG ctccgtgGTCACTCTGGAGATTGACAACCGCCTCTGCGTCCAGGCCTCAGACAAGTGCTTCCCTGACGCACGCAGCGCGGCCGACTACCTGGCTGCACTGGCCGCTGTCGAGCGCCTGGAGTTCCCCTACCCCATCAAGGCTGTGCACA GTGACAAGCTGCAGCCGAAGCCCCCGGACTCCGTGCCCCTGGTGCccctggtggtggtggcagcggcCGTGATCCTCCTGGTGATcctggtgctgggggtgctggtggCGCGGCGGAAGCGGGAGCACAGCACGCTCTGGTTCCCGGAGGGCTTCAGCCTGAAGAAGGAGAACAGCAACAAGAACCGGCGGGAGCCTGTGGGCCAGGACGCCTTGGGCATGAA GAACATCAGCAAAGGGGAAAGCCTGATGGGGGAACACTCAGATGACTGGATGGATGCAGAGTGCCCGGAGGCCAAGAGACTCAAG GTGGAGGAGCCGGGCGGGGACTCAGAGGACCCTGTGGACTGCCGCCAGTGGACACAGCATCACCTGGTGGCGGCCGACATCCGCATGCCGCCATCCATGGCCCTGACACCACCCCAGGGCGAGTTCGACACCGACTGCATGGACGTCAATGTCAGGGGGCCAG ATGGCTTCACTCCGCTCATGCTGGCCTCGTTCTGCGGGGGCGGTGTGGAGACCGATCTGGCCGAGGAGGATGAGGCTGATGACTCCTCAGCCAACATCATCTCGGACCTCATCTGCCAGGGCGCCAACTTGAGCGCCCAGACGGACCGCACGGGTGAGACTGCGCTGCACTTGGCTGCCCGCTACGCCCGGGCCGACGCCGCCAAGCGCCTGCTGGACGCCGGTGCTGACACCAACGCCCAGGACAACACGGGCCGCACGCCACTGCACGCCGCGGTGACCGCCGACGCCCAGGGCGTCTTCCAG ATCCTGATCCGGAACCGCTCCACGGACCTGGATGCCCGCATGGTGGATGGCTCCACGGCACTGATCCTGGCTGCCCGGCTGGCCGTGGAGGGGATGGTGGAGGAGCTCATTGCCTGCCATGCAGATGTCAACGCCGTAGATGAGCTGG GTAAATCTGCACTGCACTGGGCCGCGGCCGTGAACAACGTGGAGGCCACGATCGCGCTGCTGAAGAACGGGGCCAACAAGGACATGCAGGACAGCAAG gaGGAGACCCCACTGTTCCTGGCCGCTCGGGAGGGCAGCTACGAGGCGGCCAAGATCCTGCTGGATCACTTTGCCAACCGGGAGATCACAGACCACATGGACCGGCTGCCGCGGGACATAGCCCAGGAGCGGATGCACCACGACATTGTGCGCCTGCTGGACGAGTACAACACGGTGCGCAGCCCACAGGGGGCGCTGCCCCCCGGCCACACCATGTCCCCACTTATGTGCCCACCCAACAGCTTCCTGCCCAGCCTCAAGCCCACCCCGCAGGGCAAGAAGAGCCGGCGGCCCAGCGCCAAGAACACGGCAGGGGCAGGCAGCAGCGCCAGCCTGGCCAAGGAGGCCAAGGGGCGGAGCAAGAAGCTGAGCTTGGAGTGCCAGGGCTCCCTGCTGGAGAGCTCCGTCACCCTGTCGCCCGTCGACTCGCTGGACTCTCCCTATGTGGCCAACCCCACCTCGCCCGTCCTGGCCTCGCCCGGCGTCTTCCACCCAGCCAGCTCCTCCATGTCGGTGGGCTCCACGCCCATGGTGCATGGCCTGATGGATGGGCCCTTTGCCGTCAGCCTGGCGCGGCTCAGCGACCTGGGCGAGGTGGCATCGGCCCAAAGCGCCATCCTCTCCATGAACCGGGTCTCCATGCCTTCGCTGCCGCGCCAGCCCGGCTGCGTGGGGCTCAGCCTGGGCATGGTGAGCCCAGTGGCGGTGCCCTTCGACTGGCACACCCGTGTCCCCACCTCCCAGTGCAACCCAGTCATCGGGGTGGTGCATCCGgctgcctcccaccccaaccTGCACCAGGCGGCCCAGCCCTTCCCGCAGGGGCTGCTGTTGCCCAACCACCTGGCCATGGTGCACAGCTCCCAGGTGCtggccgcccccagccctgccaaggAGCAGCCCCCGCCGGCACCCACCCCTGGGCAGCccatgcccccaccagcccccgcgGCACCCGCCCTGGGCCGCACCAGCCAGCCCATCTCGCccaaggaggggcaggggggtgcgcgCCCcggccccccaccgcccccccagTATTACAAGGCACCCggcgggcagggggcagaagattaccccacacccccctcacagCACAGCTACACCCCCGGCCAAGATGGCACCCCCAAGCACTACCTGCACCTGCGCAGCGAGCACCCCTACCTGACGCCCTCGCCCGAGTCCCCTGAGCAGTGGgccagcccctcaccccactcGCTGTCTGACTGGTCCGAGtccacccccagcccggccgtgcTGGGgcccccccagaccctctcccACCTGCCCGACCAGTCCACCAAGATGCAGGTGTTTGCgtga